The Solanum lycopersicum chromosome 6, SLM_r2.1 genome has a window encoding:
- the LOC138349360 gene encoding uncharacterized protein → MGSVAHLEEEMNELVKDVHRLTHLGVRLMSISDNGVTARNGAKYSFLVEVKENQDSDPILLELKGAVHNQRVEVFSQGGDSGFLYQGRLCVLDVGELRQHILSEAHNSRYFIHPGSTKMYRDLREVYWYNDMKRDEQTL, encoded by the coding sequence atgggtagtgtagcccatctTGAGGAAGAAATGAatgagctagtgaaggatgttcacaggcttacTCACTtaggagttcgccttatgagcatatcagacaatgGGGTAACAGCTCGGAATGGGGCAAAGTATTCTTTtttagtggaggttaaggaaaatcaagatAGTGATCCAattttgcttgaacttaagggtgcagtccataatcagagagtggaggttttctcccaagggggagatagcGGATTTCtctaccagggtagattgtgtgttcttgatgtgggcgagttgagacaacatattctttcagaagcccataactcaaggtattttattcatccaggttccactaagatgtaccgcgatctgcgggaagtctaCTGGTATAATGACATGAAAAGAGATGagcagactttgtga